The Halorussus salinus genome includes a region encoding these proteins:
- a CDS encoding DUF1156 domain-containing protein, producing MSDDIPASESEQSDAQRRELPIERGFPIERVNEIAEKESRAKMYYRPIYTMHKWWARRLGCVFRAISLYTLLDDPEEVSVDDPGQENETLADFDYEGADVADLLEQVDMTDPESLWDLYPKDVTVEGKKVLDPFMGGGTSLVEASRFGAEVVGNDLNPVAWFVTKKELEAGRTDVADLEAAFEEVRDDVADDITQYYRTPCPNGDHEADVMYNFWVKELDCVSCDSTVPLYRDFRVAAGRYENDDKYNVLCPACEEVVLVDDWQSESDCSECGHEFTAKEGHIDYGDYICPDCGQKYPVTDTIEEQGGFDIRLYAVEYYCPHCDEQGCEKSEVKGYKSAAEADKELFEEAKQEWENSDELRQYVPDKPIRSGWSTDANQFDGSMSGNGNLPRHGYETWTDLYNERQLLALSKLAKSIDKLESTNIKEYLLTALSDSLRTNCMMVTYDGGYNKIDHIFRINRLNPPLYPVENNVWGTKFGRGTFTSSFDIVKSGVEYAKSPTERYVEDGETSKTAEFSKSIGDSSTIRQGDVRNLDERDEYDLVITDPPYYNNVLYSELSDYFYVWLKPVLENQYDCFEPEHSPRSESIVVNPASDKDVDDFESELKQAFSAVRRALKENGVLTFTYHHSDSESWGELLEALCEVGFTVTATYPVSADLSKFLEGESVSFDIVVVARPAENRTPISWNDLRRNIYETARETRTKLEENRDLSLGDIGVIEMGECFREYSKHHGKVQHDGEILDAKDVVDKIYGIIQEASDEGIEDVFVDLLGTDDPSYDDVNKLCRGTSAAPEELAELRLYTQDDGFQLGTWDNEARRAYIEERVNGEGGDHLTNLDKIQFLRYRYEEGKKVGNYLDKWTTGQDLRDLAGRLADATDDDAYRRVLGNRDLSNY from the coding sequence ATGAGCGACGACATTCCAGCGAGTGAGAGCGAGCAGTCGGACGCACAGCGCCGCGAACTCCCGATAGAACGCGGGTTTCCAATCGAGCGCGTCAACGAGATCGCCGAGAAGGAGAGTCGCGCGAAGATGTACTACCGGCCAATCTACACGATGCACAAGTGGTGGGCGCGCCGCCTCGGGTGCGTGTTCCGGGCCATCTCGCTGTACACCCTGCTGGACGACCCCGAGGAGGTGTCGGTAGACGACCCCGGACAGGAGAACGAGACGCTGGCGGACTTCGACTACGAGGGGGCCGACGTAGCCGACCTGTTGGAGCAGGTCGATATGACCGACCCCGAATCGCTGTGGGACCTCTACCCCAAGGACGTGACCGTCGAGGGCAAGAAGGTACTCGACCCGTTCATGGGTGGCGGGACCTCGCTGGTCGAAGCCTCCCGCTTCGGCGCGGAGGTCGTCGGCAACGACCTCAACCCCGTCGCGTGGTTCGTCACGAAGAAGGAACTCGAAGCGGGCCGGACCGACGTGGCGGACCTCGAAGCCGCGTTCGAGGAGGTCCGCGACGACGTAGCAGACGACATCACCCAGTACTACCGGACGCCGTGTCCGAACGGCGACCACGAGGCAGACGTGATGTACAACTTCTGGGTCAAGGAGTTGGACTGTGTGTCGTGCGATTCGACTGTTCCCCTCTACCGTGACTTCCGAGTCGCGGCAGGACGGTACGAAAACGACGACAAGTACAACGTTCTCTGTCCCGCCTGCGAGGAGGTCGTGCTGGTGGACGACTGGCAGAGCGAATCGGACTGCTCGGAGTGTGGTCACGAGTTCACGGCGAAGGAGGGTCACATCGACTACGGCGACTACATTTGTCCTGACTGCGGTCAGAAGTACCCCGTCACGGATACCATCGAGGAACAGGGTGGCTTCGACATTCGACTGTACGCGGTCGAGTACTACTGCCCGCATTGTGACGAGCAGGGATGCGAAAAGAGCGAGGTGAAAGGCTACAAGTCGGCCGCGGAGGCCGACAAAGAACTGTTCGAAGAGGCCAAACAGGAGTGGGAGAATTCCGACGAACTTCGCCAGTACGTGCCGGACAAGCCGATTCGGTCAGGATGGTCGACTGATGCAAATCAGTTTGACGGTTCCATGTCCGGAAACGGAAACCTCCCGAGACACGGTTACGAAACATGGACGGACCTTTATAATGAACGTCAACTCCTCGCCCTGTCGAAGTTAGCTAAATCTATAGATAAACTCGAATCGACGAATATCAAGGAGTATCTTCTTACCGCACTGTCAGATTCTCTCCGGACGAACTGTATGATGGTTACGTACGATGGCGGTTACAACAAAATAGACCATATCTTCCGGATAAATCGGCTGAATCCCCCACTCTATCCGGTCGAAAACAACGTTTGGGGGACTAAATTTGGCCGAGGGACATTCACTTCGTCGTTTGACATTGTAAAATCGGGCGTTGAATACGCAAAGTCCCCTACAGAGAGATACGTAGAAGATGGCGAAACTTCCAAAACAGCAGAGTTCTCCAAATCAATTGGAGATTCTTCCACTATCCGTCAGGGAGATGTGCGAAATTTAGACGAAAGAGACGAGTACGATTTGGTCATTACCGACCCACCGTACTATAATAATGTTCTCTATTCTGAGTTATCTGATTATTTTTACGTCTGGCTAAAGCCTGTTCTCGAAAATCAGTACGATTGCTTCGAGCCAGAACACTCCCCTCGTTCGGAGAGTATTGTCGTCAACCCTGCATCAGACAAAGACGTTGATGACTTTGAGTCCGAATTGAAACAGGCATTTTCCGCGGTTCGTCGTGCGCTGAAGGAAAACGGAGTACTCACGTTCACATACCACCACAGTGACTCTGAGTCGTGGGGTGAACTGCTAGAGGCACTCTGTGAAGTCGGTTTCACTGTCACCGCGACATATCCCGTTTCCGCAGACCTAAGTAAGTTCCTCGAAGGTGAATCCGTCTCGTTCGACATCGTGGTGGTCGCTCGGCCCGCAGAAAATCGCACTCCGATTTCGTGGAATGACCTCAGACGAAACATCTACGAGACGGCCCGCGAGACGCGCACGAAGTTAGAGGAGAACCGCGACCTCTCGCTGGGCGACATCGGCGTCATCGAGATGGGCGAGTGCTTCCGCGAGTACTCCAAGCACCACGGCAAGGTCCAGCACGACGGCGAGATTCTGGACGCCAAGGACGTGGTGGACAAGATTTACGGCATCATCCAAGAGGCCAGCGACGAGGGCATCGAGGACGTGTTCGTGGACCTCCTCGGGACCGACGACCCGTCCTACGACGACGTGAACAAGCTCTGTCGCGGGACCAGCGCCGCGCCCGAGGAGTTAGCCGAACTGCGTCTCTACACCCAAGACGACGGCTTCCAACTCGGGACGTGGGACAACGAGGCCCGGCGGGCCTACATCGAGGAGCGCGTCAACGGCGAGGGCGGCGACCACCTCACCAACCTCGACAAGATTCAGTTCCTCCGGTACCGCTACGAGGAGGGCAAGAAGGTCGGCAACTACCTCGACAAGTGGACCACCGGCCAAGACCTTCGGGACCTCGCGGGGCGACTCGCCGACGCGACCGACGACGACGCCTACCGGCGCGTCCTCGGGAACCGCGACCTGAGCAACTACTGA
- a CDS encoding DEAD/DEAH box helicase, producing MADPDRTSDESANFVSVEVTAESADALSDALSSGDETPTGDHARPSHARSIHARRLLAGEADASLQSLSTLDSEAVKLLEHQVDAAYRALFEMNGTALLADEVGLGKTIEVGMILKEMAYRDTTDSVLVLTPAQLAQQWQGELREKFGLEYVCNYDEEFEGFDAHDRIIASIDTAKSDRYRTTVLARDWDVLVLDEAHYVKNEETDRYDLIDRLAYRYAFFLTATPIQNDVTDLYNIVSLLRPGLFGTRETFKHYFLESGQETLVNTTELRDRLSEVMIRNRRAETDVDFTDRHIDTRTFDPTPAERELYRLVSEYVEGAYSRDGGQKLVLMLLQKEVVSSPAALAHTIEKRLHDQQELTNREELRTIRDRIDDIETVTKQERLLDIVDEARERVEKGRVIVFTQFRATQRELVGALADEGYAVHTFHGGHSSDEKEAIVEDFRREGGILVSTDAMNEGRNLQFCNVMVNYDLPWNPMKVEQRIGRVHRIGQDRDVYVFNVALDDTVEEYVLDKLYHKIDLFQQTVGELSTILSGLEQSGSSFEDEIFERLVSADSEVELENDFDAMAVDLSEQRELAEKMEQFNDDVFSGFEFGAGADGDATGESDDSDASDATRDAGGGGR from the coding sequence ATGGCCGACCCTGACCGGACGAGCGACGAATCGGCCAACTTCGTGTCGGTCGAAGTCACGGCCGAATCCGCCGACGCGCTCTCGGACGCGCTGTCGTCGGGCGACGAGACGCCCACTGGCGACCACGCGCGGCCGAGTCACGCGCGGTCGATTCACGCTCGCCGACTGCTCGCTGGCGAGGCCGACGCCTCGCTCCAGTCGCTCTCGACGCTCGACTCGGAAGCCGTGAAGCTCCTCGAACATCAGGTGGATGCGGCGTACCGCGCGCTGTTCGAGATGAACGGGACGGCGTTGCTCGCCGACGAGGTGGGACTGGGCAAGACCATCGAGGTCGGGATGATTCTGAAGGAGATGGCCTACCGGGACACCACCGACTCCGTACTCGTGCTGACGCCCGCACAGTTGGCCCAGCAGTGGCAAGGGGAGTTGCGAGAGAAGTTCGGGCTAGAGTACGTCTGTAACTACGACGAGGAGTTCGAGGGGTTCGACGCCCACGACCGGATAATCGCCAGCATCGACACGGCCAAGAGCGACCGGTATCGGACGACCGTCCTCGCGCGCGACTGGGACGTACTCGTGCTGGACGAAGCCCACTACGTCAAAAACGAGGAGACCGACCGCTACGACCTGATAGACCGCCTCGCGTACCGGTACGCGTTCTTCCTCACGGCCACGCCGATTCAGAACGACGTGACCGACCTGTACAACATCGTCTCGCTCCTGCGGCCCGGTCTGTTCGGCACGCGAGAGACCTTCAAACACTACTTCCTCGAAAGCGGTCAGGAGACGCTGGTCAACACGACCGAACTCAGGGACCGGCTCTCGGAGGTGATGATTCGCAACCGGCGGGCCGAGACGGATGTCGATTTCACCGACCGCCACATCGACACGCGGACGTTCGACCCGACGCCCGCCGAACGGGAACTCTACCGACTCGTCTCCGAGTACGTCGAAGGAGCCTACAGCCGAGACGGCGGCCAGAAACTCGTCCTCATGCTCCTGCAGAAGGAGGTCGTCAGCAGTCCCGCCGCACTCGCCCACACCATCGAGAAGCGCCTCCACGACCAGCAGGAACTCACCAACCGCGAGGAGTTGCGGACCATCCGCGACCGAATCGACGACATCGAGACGGTGACCAAGCAGGAGCGACTGCTGGACATCGTGGACGAGGCGCGAGAGCGCGTCGAGAAGGGTCGGGTCATCGTGTTCACGCAGTTCCGGGCGACCCAGCGGGAACTCGTCGGGGCGCTCGCCGACGAGGGGTACGCGGTCCACACGTTCCACGGCGGCCATTCGAGCGACGAGAAGGAGGCCATCGTGGAGGATTTCCGGCGGGAAGGGGGTATCCTCGTCTCGACGGACGCGATGAACGAGGGCCGAAACCTCCAGTTCTGTAACGTCATGGTGAACTACGACCTGCCGTGGAACCCGATGAAGGTCGAACAGCGAATCGGGCGCGTACACCGCATCGGGCAGGACCGGGACGTGTACGTGTTCAACGTCGCGTTGGACGACACCGTCGAGGAGTACGTCCTCGACAAGCTCTACCACAAGATAGACCTCTTCCAGCAGACGGTCGGCGAACTGAGTACGATTCTCTCGGGACTCGAACAGTCGGGGTCGAGTTTCGAGGACGAGATTTTCGAGCGACTCGTGAGCGCCGACTCGGAAGTCGAGTTGGAGAACGATTTCGACGCGATGGCGGTTGACCTCTCCGAGCAACGGGAGTTGGCCGAGAAGATGGAGCAGTTCAACGACGACGTGTTTTCCGGGTTCGAGTTCGGTGCCGGAGCCGACGGCGACGCGACGGGAGAGAGTGACGACAGCGACGCGAGCGACGCGACTCGGGACGCGGGCGGGGGCGGACGATGA
- a CDS encoding DUF499 domain-containing protein, which translates to MASDSLPTTISDTVTLSEELREEGRIDGQVKLYNIDKSSEFESDAATFFDRTVPTQGLHETLTILRDSLDGEDPRQTHILYGPYGSGKSHQMVALYHCFDDPSAASEWADGTIDGLGDALPEDAIPITVAMQYENNDYDYLWEPFFEALDYDVGSFESGGYPDVQTIEEAVGDRTVAFIADELEDWYDTLDDDRESANRAFLQSLLEATALPDLELYTIVSVLRKGSKVHDILDREDAVEVNMSSKVSKRDVLLHRLIDDVDDEAAREIVNGYVDAYETSDYVEVESGLREEMRETYPLHPELIETLESRYYESDDNQNTRGMIYLFSTLLLELRERTDLITHGDVDAETFEDELSKINFERPSACVSDIENRVRGEVEYGRRVLNTILLYSLNDSHGEGAEVSQIVVGTYQTGNRISDIYINLEQLHGVAWHLHKLNGKYAIREKRNPNALIRNAASDVSVASAKGEIADIVTELFGPGTHTVGFRTDDIRSVPDSRDVKVVVKSDEWGPEEVERVITDDGRGRNWRNTFVFVQPLPDEAIESGTRYIDKARYVEGARQVLADDALDRDIRARIEAMKSQEEEELRKELRRAYGEVVDGDDLLDEFETANPMDLDVFVFDGDEYSARNIASEAAADPFDLRGPTWTITQDLLDRKGETTPEDVYEEFLREPSYPIPGSVGAVIDAAEPALEDKSVLVHTAEDGFDESMDDLTPKTTIVHADPVETWTIEEVEEDLRTQFGGGTDEVDIGEYYEDLLTQTDVRIDGDEKDTLMMAVGRLTSDDAYVVVRGTKLLDEPQLDAAVRDVSEAELIGSAEIRDRIDAAIDRDGRASVERIVREIRGDPDVFLPPERTDTAVRKAVTDCLAENYLLEAGRRYLSDLGDRDPANVTLVPTVSTRVGEEILDYIEGVEPKGKFTVTQVRDRFGSSVSEAAVQTFLLRNLGEETAPEYTVGTNGSSDPSDWMNGYPFKKPGEVETWDFEYQGDSPTEMRKKWRQLHREGQLNYGSIKFVLPGSAGVPEEMRDIAATERTHVDTTLEADQPYTVFSKLFDKVPADATDIRVEMEFRKE; encoded by the coding sequence ATGGCCAGCGATTCCCTCCCTACTACGATTTCGGACACTGTAACACTCAGCGAGGAGTTACGCGAGGAAGGCCGCATCGACGGGCAGGTCAAACTCTACAACATCGACAAGAGTAGCGAGTTCGAGTCCGACGCCGCGACGTTCTTCGACCGGACGGTCCCGACCCAAGGACTCCACGAGACGCTGACTATCCTCCGCGATTCGCTCGACGGCGAGGACCCGCGCCAGACCCACATCCTCTACGGTCCGTACGGGTCCGGGAAGTCCCACCAGATGGTCGCGCTGTATCACTGCTTCGACGACCCGAGCGCCGCCAGTGAGTGGGCCGACGGTACTATCGACGGTCTCGGCGACGCGCTCCCCGAGGACGCGATTCCGATTACGGTGGCGATGCAGTACGAGAACAACGACTACGACTACCTCTGGGAGCCGTTCTTCGAGGCGCTGGACTACGATGTCGGGTCGTTCGAGAGCGGCGGCTACCCCGACGTTCAGACCATCGAGGAGGCCGTCGGCGACCGGACGGTCGCGTTCATCGCCGACGAACTCGAAGACTGGTACGACACCCTCGACGACGACCGCGAGAGCGCCAACCGGGCGTTCCTCCAGTCGCTGTTGGAGGCGACCGCACTCCCCGACCTCGAACTCTACACCATCGTCTCGGTCCTCCGGAAAGGCTCGAAGGTCCACGACATCCTCGACCGCGAGGACGCCGTGGAGGTGAACATGAGTAGCAAGGTGAGCAAGCGCGACGTGTTGCTCCACCGCCTCATCGACGACGTAGACGACGAGGCCGCCCGCGAAATCGTCAACGGTTACGTGGACGCTTACGAGACTTCCGACTACGTGGAGGTGGAGTCGGGTCTGCGCGAGGAGATGCGCGAGACCTACCCGCTCCACCCCGAACTCATCGAGACGCTGGAGTCGCGCTACTACGAGAGCGACGACAACCAGAACACGCGGGGGATGATATATCTCTTCTCGACGCTCCTGCTCGAACTCCGGGAGCGGACCGACCTGATTACCCACGGCGACGTGGACGCCGAGACCTTCGAGGACGAACTCTCGAAGATAAACTTCGAGCGCCCGTCGGCGTGCGTCTCCGACATCGAGAACCGGGTCCGCGGGGAAGTCGAGTACGGCCGCCGGGTTCTCAACACGATTCTGCTCTACTCGCTCAACGACAGCCACGGCGAGGGCGCGGAAGTCTCCCAGATAGTCGTGGGAACCTACCAGACCGGCAACCGTATCTCGGACATCTACATCAACCTCGAACAGCTCCACGGCGTCGCGTGGCACCTCCACAAACTCAACGGGAAGTACGCGATACGCGAGAAGCGAAACCCCAACGCGCTCATCAGGAACGCCGCCAGTGACGTGTCCGTGGCCTCCGCGAAGGGCGAAATCGCGGACATCGTGACCGAACTGTTCGGGCCGGGGACCCACACCGTCGGCTTCCGGACCGACGACATCCGGTCGGTCCCCGACTCGCGGGACGTGAAGGTCGTCGTCAAGAGCGACGAGTGGGGTCCAGAGGAAGTCGAGCGCGTCATCACCGACGACGGCCGCGGGCGCAACTGGCGCAACACCTTCGTCTTCGTCCAGCCGCTTCCGGACGAGGCCATCGAGTCGGGCACGCGGTACATCGACAAGGCCCGCTACGTCGAGGGCGCGCGGCAAGTGCTGGCGGACGACGCCCTCGACCGGGACATTCGGGCGCGAATCGAGGCGATGAAGAGTCAAGAAGAGGAGGAACTCCGGAAGGAACTCCGCCGGGCCTACGGCGAGGTCGTGGACGGCGACGACCTGCTCGACGAGTTCGAGACGGCCAACCCGATGGACCTCGACGTGTTCGTCTTCGACGGCGACGAGTACAGCGCCCGCAACATCGCCTCCGAGGCCGCCGCCGACCCCTTCGACCTTCGCGGGCCGACGTGGACCATCACCCAAGACCTCCTCGACCGAAAGGGCGAGACGACGCCCGAAGACGTGTACGAGGAGTTCCTGCGGGAACCGAGCTACCCGATTCCGGGGAGCGTCGGGGCCGTCATCGACGCCGCCGAACCCGCGCTCGAAGACAAGTCGGTCCTCGTCCACACCGCCGAGGACGGCTTCGACGAGTCGATGGACGACCTCACGCCCAAGACCACCATCGTCCACGCCGACCCCGTCGAGACGTGGACCATCGAGGAGGTCGAGGAGGACCTCCGGACCCAGTTCGGCGGCGGGACCGACGAAGTCGATATCGGCGAGTACTACGAGGACCTGCTGACCCAGACCGACGTTCGCATCGACGGCGACGAGAAGGACACGCTGATGATGGCGGTCGGTCGGCTCACGAGCGACGACGCCTACGTCGTCGTCCGCGGGACGAAACTCCTCGACGAGCCGCAACTCGACGCCGCGGTCCGTGACGTTTCGGAGGCCGAACTGATCGGCTCGGCCGAGATTCGGGACCGCATCGACGCGGCCATCGACCGCGACGGCCGGGCGAGCGTCGAGCGCATCGTCCGGGAGATTCGGGGCGACCCGGACGTGTTCCTGCCGCCCGAGCGCACCGACACCGCGGTCCGGAAAGCAGTGACCGACTGCCTCGCGGAGAACTACCTCCTCGAAGCCGGGCGGCGCTATCTCTCGGACCTCGGGGACAGGGACCCCGCGAACGTGACGCTCGTGCCGACGGTCTCGACCCGCGTCGGCGAGGAGATACTCGACTACATCGAGGGCGTGGAGCCGAAAGGGAAGTTCACGGTCACACAGGTCCGCGACCGGTTCGGTAGCTCGGTGTCGGAGGCGGCGGTCCAGACGTTCCTCCTGCGGAACCTCGGCGAGGAGACCGCCCCGGAGTACACCGTCGGGACGAACGGCTCGTCGGACCCGAGCGACTGGATGAACGGCTACCCGTTCAAGAAGCCCGGCGAGGTCGAGACGTGGGACTTCGAGTATCAGGGCGACAGCCCGACCGAGATGCGCAAGAAGTGGCGACAGCTCCACCGAGAAGGCCAGCTCAACTACGGGTCCATCAAGTTCGTCCTCCCCGGCTCAGCGGGCGTGCCCGAGGAGATGCGGGACATCGCCGCGACCGAGCGCACGCACGTGGACACGACCCTCGAAGCCGACCAACCGTACACCGTCTTCTCGAAGCTGTTCGACAAGGTGCCCGCCGACGCGACGGACATCCGCGTCGAGATGGAGTTCCGCAAGGAGTAA
- a CDS encoding DUF1156 domain-containing protein has protein sequence MAHRDGQNDDRDASRLSLPIERGFPIERINEIAEKEGRAKRHYRPIYTMHKWWARRLGCVFRSICLYALLDGETEITATEPGEETTKLSDFGLGTDDLDTWVETVEATDPSPLWNLYAKDVTVEDKTVLDPFMGGGTSLVEASRFGAEVVGNDLNPVAWFVTKKEMEAGRTDVETLDAAFEEVREAVGDELASYYRTPCPNAADAEAAAGGDAEGDDAADAAADTADAAADDSDGDADGHLADVMHYLWVKELDCVSCGHAVPLFSDYRVAKGRYDRADEYTVYCPSCEDLTYVEDWRSESTCDHCFHEFVPEDGTVGHGDYSCPECGRKYGITDAIEEQGGYDRKLYAVEYYCRECDERGRDISEAKGYEAPSEYDRERYAEAAAEWDESPELRAYVPDEEIPEGAITAASSISGNDVFQHGYEQWTDMFNDRQLLALSKLLRAIDGVDDENAREYLLLAFSDMLRFNNAMVGYQASRNHINDLFQTNSFAPQQRPAEANVWGTDYGMGNFRKNWEMVREGVAYANAPTERYVEEGESVETDPFETPIGEDFELHRGDMRTLGFEDEFDAVITDPPYYDNVIYSEVADYFYVWQKLLLSGEYDGFDRDVTPRAESIVTNPFLDKTSEDFESELHEAFTVIRQALTDDGVLAFTYHHSDSESWGELLEALCDSGFEVTATYPISADVQKFITGDAVSFDIVVVARPIAERDRTPISWRTLRSRIYEAAVETRQELAEGRDLSRGDIGVVEMGVCFREYSKHHGNVRRDGDILDAKDVVDEIYGIVQEASEIGLVDVFVDLLEASDPTLDSVTKLCRGTNADADELREMRLFSTDDGFELGTWDNQERQAYIRARLDRNSDENITALDKLQFLRHRYEAGKTVGNYVERWDVDDDLRTLAARLADATGDETYRRLLGDRDVSSF, from the coding sequence ATGGCTCACCGAGACGGGCAGAACGACGACCGAGACGCTTCTCGTCTCTCTCTTCCCATCGAGCGAGGGTTCCCCATCGAGCGCATCAACGAGATCGCCGAGAAGGAAGGCCGAGCCAAACGGCACTACCGTCCCATCTACACCATGCACAAGTGGTGGGCCCGTCGCCTCGGGTGCGTCTTTCGTTCTATCTGTCTCTACGCCCTCCTCGACGGCGAGACCGAGATTACCGCGACCGAACCGGGCGAGGAGACCACGAAACTGAGCGATTTCGGTCTCGGCACCGACGACCTCGACACGTGGGTCGAGACCGTCGAGGCCACCGACCCGTCGCCGCTCTGGAACCTCTACGCCAAGGACGTGACCGTCGAGGACAAGACGGTACTCGACCCCTTCATGGGAGGAGGCACCTCGCTGGTCGAAGCCTCGCGGTTCGGCGCGGAGGTCGTCGGCAACGACCTCAACCCCGTGGCGTGGTTCGTCACGAAGAAGGAGATGGAGGCCGGGCGAACCGACGTGGAGACGCTCGACGCGGCCTTCGAGGAGGTCCGCGAGGCGGTCGGCGACGAGCTGGCGTCCTACTATCGGACGCCGTGTCCGAACGCCGCCGACGCGGAGGCCGCCGCTGGCGGTGACGCGGAGGGCGACGACGCCGCCGACGCCGCCGCCGACACCGCCGACGCCGCCGCCGACGACAGTGACGGGGACGCCGACGGACACCTCGCCGACGTGATGCACTACCTCTGGGTGAAGGAACTGGACTGCGTGTCGTGCGGTCACGCCGTACCGCTGTTCTCGGACTACCGCGTCGCCAAGGGGCGGTACGACCGGGCCGACGAGTACACCGTCTACTGCCCGTCGTGCGAGGACCTGACCTACGTCGAGGACTGGCGGAGCGAATCGACCTGCGACCACTGTTTCCACGAGTTCGTCCCCGAAGACGGGACGGTGGGTCACGGCGACTACTCCTGTCCCGAGTGCGGCCGGAAGTACGGCATCACCGACGCTATCGAGGAGCAGGGCGGGTACGACCGGAAACTGTACGCCGTCGAGTACTACTGTCGGGAGTGCGACGAGCGCGGACGAGACATCTCCGAGGCGAAAGGCTACGAGGCCCCCAGCGAGTACGACCGCGAGCGGTACGCCGAGGCGGCCGCCGAGTGGGACGAGTCGCCCGAACTCCGGGCGTACGTCCCCGACGAGGAGATTCCGGAGGGCGCGATTACGGCCGCCTCCTCGATTAGCGGCAACGACGTGTTCCAGCACGGCTACGAGCAGTGGACCGACATGTTCAACGACCGGCAACTCCTCGCGCTCTCGAAGCTCCTGCGGGCCATCGACGGCGTGGACGACGAGAACGCCCGCGAGTACCTCCTGTTGGCGTTCAGCGACATGCTCCGGTTCAACAACGCGATGGTCGGCTACCAAGCCTCCCGGAACCACATCAACGACCTCTTCCAGACGAACTCGTTTGCCCCCCAACAGCGCCCCGCCGAGGCGAACGTCTGGGGGACCGACTACGGCATGGGCAACTTCCGGAAGAACTGGGAGATGGTTCGGGAGGGCGTCGCGTACGCCAACGCGCCGACCGAGCGATACGTCGAGGAGGGCGAGTCCGTCGAGACCGACCCCTTCGAGACGCCAATCGGCGAGGACTTCGAACTCCACCGCGGCGACATGCGGACCCTCGGCTTCGAAGACGAGTTCGACGCGGTAATCACGGACCCGCCGTACTACGACAACGTCATCTACTCGGAAGTCGCCGACTACTTCTACGTCTGGCAGAAGCTTCTCCTCTCGGGCGAGTACGACGGCTTCGACCGGGACGTGACCCCGCGCGCCGAGAGCATCGTCACCAACCCCTTCCTCGACAAGACCAGCGAGGACTTCGAGTCGGAACTCCACGAGGCGTTCACGGTAATCCGGCAGGCCCTGACCGACGACGGCGTGCTGGCGTTCACCTACCACCACAGCGATTCGGAGTCGTGGGGCGAACTCCTCGAAGCCCTCTGTGACAGCGGGTTCGAGGTGACGGCGACCTACCCGATTTCGGCGGACGTACAGAAGTTCATCACGGGCGACGCGGTGTCGTTCGACATCGTGGTCGTCGCCCGGCCGATAGCGGAGCGCGACCGGACCCCGATTAGCTGGCGGACGCTCCGGAGCCGAATCTACGAGGCGGCCGTCGAGACCCGACAGGAGTTGGCCGAGGGCCGCGACCTCTCGCGGGGCGACATCGGCGTCGTGGAGATGGGCGTCTGTTTCCGCGAGTACTCGAAACACCACGGGAACGTCCGGCGCGACGGGGACATCTTGGACGCCAAGGACGTGGTGGACGAAATCTACGGTATCGTCCAAGAAGCGAGCGAAATCGGCCTCGTAGACGTGTTCGTGGACCTCCTCGAAGCGTCGGACCCGACGCTCGACAGCGTCACCAAGCTCTGTCGCGGGACGAACGCGGACGCAGACGAGTTGCGGGAGATGCGGTTGTTCTCGACGGACGACGGCTTCGAACTCGGCACGTGGGACAATCAGGAGCGACAGGCGTACATCCGAGCGCGCCTCGACCGGAACAGCGACGAGAATATTACCGCCCTCGACAAACTCCAGTTCCTCCGCCACCGGTACGAAGCCGGGAAGACGGTCGGGAACTACGTGGAGCGGTGGGACGTGGACGACGACCTCCGGACCCTCGCCGCTCGACTCGCGGACGCGACGGGCGACGAGACGTACCGGCGACTCCTCGGCGACCGCGACGTTTCGAGCTTCTGA